Genomic window (Planococcus sp. MSAK28401):
CTAAGGTCGTGCGGTGTGGCTGGACAGCGTACAAATCAACGCCTGCAGCAGTGAGCAGCTTGATGGCGCCCGGGACATGCTCCGGTTCTGTATCAATCAGATAGCCGTTTTCATGCGGGTGCACAGTGAAGCCGATCTCTTCGAGCACTTGTTTCGCCTGGTCAGCAGGCTTGGCTTCTATGTAATAGCGGGATTGCTGGTGCTCGTTGACGTTTTTGATGTCGATCAATTCGCCATTTTGGATAATGGCGATGCGGTCGCACAATAATTCGATCTCCGACAATAGATGGCTGGAGACGAAAATAGCGACATCGTTCTCACGTGCCACTTTGCGCAAATACATGCGGAATTCTCGAATGCCAGCAGGATCCAGGCCGTTTGTCGGTTCATCCAAAATCAAAAACTCCGGATTGTTGAGGAGTGCTTGTGCAAGGCCAAGGCGTTGGCGCATGCCGAGTGAATACGAACCCACTTTTTCCTTGATGCGGTTTTGCATGCCGACTTGCTGGATCACTTCGTCGATGCGGGCTTTTGTCACGCCCTTATGCATACGCGCAAAATGCACCAAATTTTTGTAGCCGGACATAAATTTGTACATCTCCGGATTTTCGACAATGACGCCGACTTTTTCGATGCTTCCCTCGAAATCGGTGCGGATCGATTTGCCGCCGATCAGGATATCGCCTTGCGTCGGCTTCATCAATCCGACCATCATCCGGATCGTCGTCGTTTTGCCTGCCCCGTTCGGCCCGAGAAACCCGGTAATCTCCCCTTTATGGAGATCCAAGTTCAAGTTTTTAATGATCTGCTTTTTGCCGATCGTCTTTGAGAGCTTGCGAATCTCAACAATTTTCTCATTGCTCATATGAGCCACCTTCTTTCCGTTTTGCTTTCTTCAGTACTAACGATTCATTTCCCAGAAAGTTTCAGTTTTCTGGAAATCCGGCAGGCTTAACTATCGCCTCAGCGGGAATAAACCCATTAACAACGAATATATGGAGGGTTTGGCCTTATGAATGAATTGCAGGAAACAGAACAAGTGCTCATGGCGTACTATGCCCAGTATTATAAAGGCGCATCATTGGAGGAAATCCAAGAGCTCGACCGCAGCTTGTCGCAAGGCATCGGGGAAGAAAAGTATAAAGCGGCAATGGCCGAATTGAAAGACCAGGGACTGGTTCATGGCTTAGAAGCGGTCGAGGAAAGAAATCAAGACGGCGTCGATTCCCCGATGGCGACGAATGAAGGCATGCTTTATATCAATGATGTGCTCAATCTGCAGTCGGATGCGGTAGAAGACCACCAGCTCGATTATTTGGCGAAGAATCTGGAGACCAGCCACCTGGAACTGACGCTGGAGCCGGTGAAGACCTATATTGAGTCAGTCGTCAAAGAACAGGCGGATGAAAAGCCGAACGACAACACGCCTTGAATAGTTGAAAGCCGCTTCTTTTTCAAGAAGCGGCTTTTTTGTGTGAAAAATAGTTGGCAAATATTCAACTGCAAGATGGAACAAGATTCGGCGAAGCGGAGTAGAAAAGCTTCCGCTTACGACTGCGTTACAGGGGCACGCTTGGGGCCTGCAGGATGCGGGTCATGCAGCTGATGCGACAGGACGTCACGCTTTCAGCTGCCCTAAGGCGGGTGTTGAGCCAACGTGCCAAAAAGCGCGGCACGTTTGTCTCGCCAGCCCGCGCGGTCCCACAGGCGTCAGCCCCCTTCCACTCCGTCTCTAGTTTTAGAAGGAAGAGAATTTCTTCGACTATACAATATAAAATGTGAAAGAGCTTGACTCTTGATAGCTCACATCTCTTGGAATATAAAGTTTGCAATTCTAATCTACCAACAATAATTCTTTGCACAAGCATTTTATGATCAGATGCCTCATCTCAGGAAGCGATTTCCCCACTAGCCGGCAACTTAATGCAAAAAGAAAGCTATGTAAACTAGCATCATCCAATGAAATCTCTCAGCCGCCCAGCGCCAAGGGTGAGTCGACGCAATAAGACAGGTGCTTTTCCTGGCTTATTGCAAGAGGCCAACCCAAAGCAGGGCGGCGACTAGTAGATGAAGCCCGAATCGAAATGCAGAAACACTTCGACACGCAACCCCTCGCTATCCTCATATGCGCTCAAACCAGGAAGCGATTCCCCCGCTAGCCGGCAACTCGTACAGAAGCATTTCTGATTAAACAAACCCGAATCAAAGAAATCTCTCAGCCGCCAAGCGTAAAGGGGTGAGCCGACGCAATAAGACAGGTGTTCTTCCTGACTTATTGCCAAAGGCCAACCCAAAGCAGGGCGGCGACTAGTAGATGAAGCCCGAATCGAATGCAGAAACACTTCGACACGCAAACCCTAGCTATCTTCATGCATGTAATCGAGCCGGGAAGCAATTCACTCACTATCAAAACGAAAAAAGAAACCAATGCTGAGCATTGATTCCTTCCACATATATCTGAAGTTAAAGCCCAAGCACGAAGAATGCCAGGAAGATGGTGACAATGACCAAAGTGTTGGTGATCAGCGATGTTCGTTTGCTGACGGGTTCATCGAGTGCCGGAAAGCGCTCGACCAGGCGGATGCCCCCGTAAATCAGCACCATCAAAAGGACTAAAGTCAATATGAGCGGCATATCGTAGACGCGCACATCGATAAAGCGGATAAAGATGACCGAGAAAGCAAGGATCATGCCGTTGAATAAATTTTTTCGCTTCATAGGAGCTCCTTCAATTCGTTTTCAAGAAACGGCTTGGCGTTCAACAATTTGGTAAATTCCCGGTAGCGTTCCAATTGTCCCGCTGCCGGTTTTTTATTCGTGCGATAAGCGCGGATCAAAATATTTTTCGGCGTGTGCTCCATATCGATGAACTCCATCAATTGGGTTTCATAGCCGACCAAAGAAAGCAGTTCCGCACGGATCGAATCGGTCGCGAGCGCACTGAAGCGTTCTTTGATCAAACCGTGCTGCAGCATGACATCAAGCGGCGACGATTGGATTTGGCTATTGAGCTCGTGTTGGCAGCACGGCACGCTCAAGATGACGCCGGCGTTCCATTTGACGGCGCGGGCAAGCGCCATATCCGTTGCCACATCGCAGGCGTGAAGCGTAACGACCATATCGACTGCGGTGTCTTGGTCGTAGTCGTTGATATCGCCAACGAGGAATTCCAGCTGCTGATAGTCGAGGTCATGGGCGATGTTCTGGCATTCCTCGATGACGCTTTTTTTTAGGTCCAGTCCGGTCACACGCAAATCGAGGCCTTTTTCGATGCGCAAATAATGATACAGCGCAAAAGTCAGGTAAGATTTGCCGGAGCCGAAATCGAGTATGCGGATCGGGCGGTCTTTTGGCAAATGCTCGAGTGCATCATCGATGAATTCGATGAAGCGGTTGATCTGGCGGAATTTATCGTATTTCTGTTTCTTGACTTTGCCGTCCGGTGACTGGACGCCGAGGCGTACAAGAAACGGATAGGGTTTGCCGTCCTCTAGCAGGTAGTCTTTCTTACGGTTGTGGGACAAATCGGCAGCAGCACGTAGGTCCGCTTCTGATTTATAGCTGACTTTGAATTTCTTGGTTAATTGGATCTGGACTTTTTCGTCGGTGAACTGAAACAAGCCTTGGCGGAAGTCGGCGAATAATTGTTCGAGCTCTGCAGCTGCCTGTTCGACTGTCAGGTTTTGGTGTTTCAAGATCTGTTCATATTGGTATTCGAACTGGATGCGGTAGCCTTCTTTCAGTTCGACCGGTTTTAATTTGATGCGTTTC
Coding sequences:
- a CDS encoding ABC transporter ATP-binding protein, whose amino-acid sequence is MSNEKIVEIRKLSKTIGKKQIIKNLNLDLHKGEITGFLGPNGAGKTTTIRMMVGLMKPTQGDILIGGKSIRTDFEGSIEKVGVIVENPEMYKFMSGYKNLVHFARMHKGVTKARIDEVIQQVGMQNRIKEKVGSYSLGMRQRLGLAQALLNNPEFLILDEPTNGLDPAGIREFRMYLRKVARENDVAIFVSSHLLSEIELLCDRIAIIQNGELIDIKNVNEHQQSRYYIEAKPADQAKQVLEEIGFTVHPHENGYLIDTEPEHVPGAIKLLTAAGVDLYAVQPHRTTLEDQFLEMTGGGEIAQAHTK
- a CDS encoding class I SAM-dependent methyltransferase: MELQTMHAQLAEKLQSQALVTATISQPRQKSNDLKRIKLKPVELKEGYRIQFEYQYEQILKHQNLTVEQAAAELEQLFADFRQGLFQFTDEKVQIQLTKKFKVSYKSEADLRAAADLSHNRKKDYLLEDGKPYPFLVRLGVQSPDGKVKKQKYDKFRQINRFIEFIDDALEHLPKDRPIRILDFGSGKSYLTFALYHYLRIEKGLDLRVTGLDLKKSVIEECQNIAHDLDYQQLEFLVGDINDYDQDTAVDMVVTLHACDVATDMALARAVKWNAGVILSVPCCQHELNSQIQSSPLDVMLQHGLIKERFSALATDSIRAELLSLVGYETQLMEFIDMEHTPKNILIRAYRTNKKPAAGQLERYREFTKLLNAKPFLENELKELL